The sequence CCATCACTGAAACCAACGCAGATGGAACGCCGATAATTCCGCCAGGTGGATTCACACCAGTCCCAGTCTATCAAGGCAATATAATGTTAGGCAAGTATAATGAAGCTACTAAAACCACAGATGGGGTCGTAACTCAAGCTGATGATATAAGCTATAAACAGTTAAATGATATAGTAGCTATGGTAGCAGCGGGTAACTTACCAGATGATAGAGTGGGTAACACGGTAGCAAAAAATTTAAGTGATCAAAATTTATTCCCAAATGTGGCAATTAATAATGCTAATGATCTTAAAACAAGATTAAAAACCAATGTTAATGACCCTGCTACAGAAGCTATAATAGATCAAGCAGTAGATGCGGCTGGGCTTACTTTTCCAGTAACTAACAAACAAGAAGCCATAGGCAAGGTAAAAGATCTTATAATCAATAACGCAGATTACGCTACAGCTAGATTTGAAGCTTATAATAAAGCTGTAGATGGTGCTAATGCTAGTGTAAATGTAGAGCTAAATTATAGAGGCCAAATGCAAATCACAGACAAAAGCGCAACCGTATCAAATATAGAAATATCTATTTTTGAGACTTTTAGTGCTGATAAACCTGAATTTGGTAAAGAGGCTAACTCTACAGTCGCAGGGTCGCTATTTAATTTTAATGCTAATAATATGATTAGCATAGATGAGCCAAGTGTGGATATTTTTAAAGATTTAGATGCTATGATAGCAGCTGTAAGAGATGGTAGCTATAGAGGCAATCCAGATGGTACTAACGCTCGTACTACTGGAATCCAAGGCGCTCTAAAGAGAATTGACCATATCCAAGACCATGTAAATAAACTCCACACGCAGATTGGTTCATATACTAATGTATTAGAGAGTTCTAGCTCACGAGCTAGTATGTTATATGTTAATGTGGAGAGTATTAAAAATGATGTTATTGGCGCTGATTTGGGTGAGAGTATGCTAATTTATAAACAGTATCTAACACAGTTTGAAGCAATGCTACAAACTTCATCAATGATTAGTAAAATTAGCCTACTTAATTATATGTAATATAGCTATTATAAAGTATTTATAAAATTTAAAAATAGTCGCTATTTGCTAATTTTATTAGCTTAAAATGGCGGCTTAAATCGCTTTTTAATCAATACAAACTAAGCAATATATAACAAAATTTTTGATATAATCAGCGGATTTTTCAAGTTTTATTCAAGGATTTTACGATTTTGCGAGAGATTTTGCTGGTTGTAGCTATCTGTGTGCTTGTATATCTTGGTGTGGCAACTATCGTTCCGCATGCTTCATTTGTGGGGAGTTATGGTGGCGCTTTAGGCTGGTATAATGCAAGACTATTTGGCTATGCATCATATTTTTACCCATTTATTTTGTTATATCCTGCTTATAATTTATATAAATCTTATACGAAATTTAGCCTAAAAATAGCTGGAAATATCATTGGATCGCTGATGTTATTTTATGCTTTTTTATTGCTTTGTGCGATGTTTAATCCTATAGCTGGCGGCATAGTTGGTGGATTTAGCTATGAGGCGCTTGGGAGTGTGATTGGTAGTATTGGGACATTTATTTTTATTTTAATGATATTTTTTATTGGATTTGGGCTTAGCTTTGATGATAGGCTCGATGTAATGATAAAAAAGGCATTTGTAGTTAAATCTATACCTAAATTTAGCCCAAATTCAGCCTTAGAATCTAATATTAAAGATGACGAGATATCTCAGTTTCAAGAGGTAAAATTTAACAATAATAATCTAGAAGTAGCTAAATCACAAAGCGCTACACCTGAGCCTAAAGTATCAAAATCTAGAAAAAAATCCCAACAAAAAGAGCTTGATGAAGTAGATATAGATAATATAGATGAAGTTGATAGATTTAGCGAATTTAATATAGATGATGAGCAAAACCAAATTCCAAGCAAGATTACTCAAGATACTGATATATCTTTGTTAAAAGAGCCAAAATCAACATCAAGTGGCGCTATAATCCTTAATGAAGTAGCTGAAAATAAACAGCTTTTAAGCCAAATTGAGACTGGCAAAATAGAAAAGCCAAAGGATTTTATGTTGCCAAGTTTGGATTTTTTAAAGGATCCACCAAAGCGTAGTAAGGCTATAAATGAGGTTGAAATAGATCAAAAAATTGCTGATTTGCTAGATAAATTAAGGCGTTTTAAAATCGATGGCGATGTAGTAAGAACCTATTCTGGTCCAGTGGTTACGACATTTGAGTTTAAACCAGCAGCCCATGTAAAAGTAAGCAAAATCCTAACTCTTCAAGATGATTTAGCTATGGCGTTAAAGGCTCAAACTATTAGAATTCAAGCCCCAATCCCTGGTAAAGATGTAGTTGGGATAGAGATTCCAAATAAAAATATAGAGACTATATATCTAAAAGAGATATTACAAAGCGATATCTATAAAAATGCCAAAAGTGAGCTTACCTTAGCACTTGGCAAGGATATCGTAGGCGATCCATTTATAACTGACCTTAAGAAATTACCACACCTTTTAATCGCTGGAACCACAGGAAGTGGCAAAAGTGTCGGGATCAATGCAATGGTTTTGAGCCTTTTGTATCGTAATTCACCTAAAACTCTGCGCCTTATAATGATAGATCCTAAGATGCTTGAGTTTAGTATGTATAATGATATACCGCATTTGCTAACACCTGTGATAACTGAACCTAAAAAGGCCATAGCGGTCTTAGCGAATTTGGTTGCTGAAATGGAGCGTAGATATAGGATAATGAGCCAAACTCGCACAAAAAATATAGAGAGTTATAATGAAAAGATGAAAAAAGAAGGCGGTGAAACCTTGCCTTTTATAGTAGTTATCATAGATGAGTTAGCTGATCTTATGATGACAAGTGGCAAGGATGTGGAGTTTCATATAGGTCGCTTAGCTCAAATGGCTAGAGCTAGTGGAATTCATCTAATAGTAGCAACACAACGCCCAAGTGTAGATGTAGTAACTGGGCTTATAAAGGCGAATTTGCCAAGTCGCATAAGCTATAGAGTAGGGCAAAAAATCGATAGCAAGGTTATCTTAGATCAGATGGGAGCAGAGAGTTTGCTGGGGCGTGGAGATATGCTCTTTACACCACCTGGAAGCCCTGGAGTAGTCAGGCTACATGCGCCATTTGCTAGTGAAGAGGAGATTGATCATATAGCTGAGTTTTTAAAAGCTCAAGAGAGTGTTGTGTATCAAGAGAGCTTTTTAAAAGATGATAATGCTAGTAATAGCAGTATCGGAGAATTTAGCGGTGAAATAGATGAGCTTTATGATGAGGCTAAGGAGATAGTCTTAAGCGAAGAAAAAACATCTATAAGCTATTTACAAAGACGATTAAAAGTAGGCTATAATAGAGCTGCAAGCATAATAGAACAGCTTGAACAAAATGGCGTATTAACTCCGCCAAATTCAAAAGGTCAACGAGATATAATAAGATAGGAGAGTATAATGATATTTGATGATATTTTTGGTGGTCAGCCTAAGGATAAATTTTTTGATATTGTCTATAATGCTAATCGAAATATAGTAGAAAATGAGCTTGAAATTTTATTTAGTGAGCTTGTAGCATTAAGAGAGCTGGCTGAGAGTAGCGGTATTACACAAGTTCAATTAGATAGCTTTAAGGCGTTAAATCCAGATGCTATGGAGAGCGGACTAAATGATATATATATAGATATTACAGGGAAAATATTAACACAAAATGAGTAGATTAACTCTTTGGCTTTTGCCATTTTTTTGTTTTGGGTTGCTATATGGTGTAGCTCCAAAATGGACACATCAGAAGGAATTTATTCTTAAAAAAGATGAGAAGGCTAAGATTATATTTTTTGAAAGGCGCCATCAGATAAAAGATGAATTTGAGTTTTCGTGGACTCTTTATGATAATACAAATTTAGTAGTCCATACTAAATTTAGAAAATATCCACGCCAGATTGTCTTAAGTCTTAGGCGAGGATTAGAGATGTATCGTCAGCCGATTTTGGCATTTATTAAAAATCCACTTGTAGATAATGTGGATTTATATCTACTCTTTAAAGAGTATAGACATTATGATGGCAGTGTAGTATTTGACGCATTGATAATGGATCAAAGTGCTAGAGTTGAGATAGAGTATATACCAGATAGATAGGAAGTTTTATGGTTGATAAGATTTTATATGAGTTTGTCAAGGAGTGTGGTTATAACAGAGCTCTTGAGATGTTTAATAATATTAGTAGTGGCAAAAAGCTACGAAGCAAGCTAATTTTAAAAATAGCTGGTCAAAATGAGACTTCGCTTAGGCTATGTGCGGTAATAGAGCTTATACACTTAGCAAGTTTATTACACGATGATGTCATAGATGACTCTACTATTAGGCGTGGTAAGCCTAGTATAAATGCGCTTTTTGGTTCTAAAAACGCAATAATGCTAGGTGATATCTTATACTCTAAGGGCTTTTATGAGATTGTAAGCTTAAATCCGCAAATTGCCAAAATCATCTCAAAAGCGGTTTTAAATCTTAGTATTGGCGAGATGATGGATGTGGATCTTGGGAGTAAATTTAGCCCAAATTTAGATGAATATCTAAAAATGATAGAGCTTAAAACGGCAGTCTTGATAGAAGCAGCAGCAAGAAGTGCAGCTATAATAGCTGGTATAGATAGTGATTCATATGCAAATTACGGCAGAAATTTAGGCCTAGCATTTCAAATTGTAGATGATATACTTGATATTAGCGCTAATGTAGCTACACTTGGTAAGCCTGCATTTAGTGATTATAAAGAGGGCAAGACAACTCTTCCATATATCTTTTTATATAATGCCTTAAATTTAGATGATAAAGAGATTTTAAAAAGCCTATGGGGCAAAGAGCTTGATAAGGGTGAAATTAAATGGATTAAAGATAAATTTGATGAGTTTGATATCATTCAAAAATGCAAAGAATTTGCTAAAGATTTAGGTGCTAAAGCTATAGCCTCAGTAAGCGATGAAGAGCTAAAGGATATAGTCACAAGTATGATAGATAGGGAGTTTTAATGCATTATATAAGTATTAGCTTTACGCATAAAAATACAGATATTAGTATCAGAGAGAAGCTATCATTTGCTGATGAGAGTCGCAAAAAAGAGATATTAAGACTATTAAGCGCTAATGAAAAAATCATAGAATCCATGGTGCTAAGCACCTGTAATAGAGTAGAAGTTTTTGCGTATGTAGCTGATATAAAAGAGTGTGTTAGACATATTTTAAACTCAATATCTATTTTAACCCTTGTGCCATATGAGGCTTTGGAGCTTAGGGCTGATATATATGAAAATGATGGGGCTATCCACCATCTATTTGCCGTGGCTAGCTCACTTGATAGCCTTGTAATTGGCGAGACGCAGATAGCAGGTCAGTTAAAAGAAGCTTTTAAATTTGCTTATGATAATGGAAATTGCGGTGATAATATCAGCTATGCTATACATTTTGGGGCTAAATGTGCGTCTAAGATTAGGGCTGCTACTACAATTAGTAAAAATCCAGTATCAGTCTCAAGCGTAGCAGTAGCAAAAGCCAAAGAGATATATGGCAATCTAGGTGGAATGAGCGCTGTGGTAGTGGGTGCGGGTCAGATGAGTGCCTTGGCGTGTAAGCATCTTATTCACTCTAAGGTCAATGTAATTATCGTAAATAGAGATATAAATAGAGCTAAAAATTTAGCTAGTGAGCTAGGTGAGCTTGCTAGTGTGGCTGAATTTAGTAGATTAAAAGAGCTTATCAATAGATATCAACTCATATTTAGTGCCACAGGTGCCAATGAGCCTATAATAACTGATGAGATTATAGAGTCAGTTGAGTTTAATAGATATTTTTTCGATATCGCTGTGCCTAGGGATATTGATTTGAGTTATAGTGATAATATATCAGTTTATGCTGTTGATGACTTAGAAAGCATAGTAAAAAGCAATTTAAATTTGCGTGAGGAACAAGCTGGCGTAGCATATGCAATAGTAGGAGAGATGACGGCTGAGTTTTTTAAGTGGCGCTCATCACAAAATAGCACGCCA is a genomic window of Campylobacter devanensis containing:
- a CDS encoding FtsK/SpoIIIE family DNA translocase, translating into MREILLVVAICVLVYLGVATIVPHASFVGSYGGALGWYNARLFGYASYFYPFILLYPAYNLYKSYTKFSLKIAGNIIGSLMLFYAFLLLCAMFNPIAGGIVGGFSYEALGSVIGSIGTFIFILMIFFIGFGLSFDDRLDVMIKKAFVVKSIPKFSPNSALESNIKDDEISQFQEVKFNNNNLEVAKSQSATPEPKVSKSRKKSQQKELDEVDIDNIDEVDRFSEFNIDDEQNQIPSKITQDTDISLLKEPKSTSSGAIILNEVAENKQLLSQIETGKIEKPKDFMLPSLDFLKDPPKRSKAINEVEIDQKIADLLDKLRRFKIDGDVVRTYSGPVVTTFEFKPAAHVKVSKILTLQDDLAMALKAQTIRIQAPIPGKDVVGIEIPNKNIETIYLKEILQSDIYKNAKSELTLALGKDIVGDPFITDLKKLPHLLIAGTTGSGKSVGINAMVLSLLYRNSPKTLRLIMIDPKMLEFSMYNDIPHLLTPVITEPKKAIAVLANLVAEMERRYRIMSQTRTKNIESYNEKMKKEGGETLPFIVVIIDELADLMMTSGKDVEFHIGRLAQMARASGIHLIVATQRPSVDVVTGLIKANLPSRISYRVGQKIDSKVILDQMGAESLLGRGDMLFTPPGSPGVVRLHAPFASEEEIDHIAEFLKAQESVVYQESFLKDDNASNSSIGEFSGEIDELYDEAKEIVLSEEKTSISYLQRRLKVGYNRAASIIEQLEQNGVLTPPNSKGQRDIIR
- a CDS encoding DUF2018 family protein; the protein is MIFDDIFGGQPKDKFFDIVYNANRNIVENELEILFSELVALRELAESSGITQVQLDSFKALNPDAMESGLNDIYIDITGKILTQNE
- a CDS encoding polyprenyl synthetase family protein, producing the protein MVDKILYEFVKECGYNRALEMFNNISSGKKLRSKLILKIAGQNETSLRLCAVIELIHLASLLHDDVIDDSTIRRGKPSINALFGSKNAIMLGDILYSKGFYEIVSLNPQIAKIISKAVLNLSIGEMMDVDLGSKFSPNLDEYLKMIELKTAVLIEAAARSAAIIAGIDSDSYANYGRNLGLAFQIVDDILDISANVATLGKPAFSDYKEGKTTLPYIFLYNALNLDDKEILKSLWGKELDKGEIKWIKDKFDEFDIIQKCKEFAKDLGAKAIASVSDEELKDIVTSMIDREF
- the hemA gene encoding glutamyl-tRNA reductase gives rise to the protein MHYISISFTHKNTDISIREKLSFADESRKKEILRLLSANEKIIESMVLSTCNRVEVFAYVADIKECVRHILNSISILTLVPYEALELRADIYENDGAIHHLFAVASSLDSLVIGETQIAGQLKEAFKFAYDNGNCGDNISYAIHFGAKCASKIRAATTISKNPVSVSSVAVAKAKEIYGNLGGMSAVVVGAGQMSALACKHLIHSKVNVIIVNRDINRAKNLASELGELASVAEFSRLKELINRYQLIFSATGANEPIITDEIIESVEFNRYFFDIAVPRDIDLSYSDNISVYAVDDLESIVKSNLNLREEQAGVAYAIVGEMTAEFFKWRSSQNSTPAIKALRFKAKNIAELEIEKAIKKGYIKRCDENEARKLVHQVFKAFLHTPTMRLKDKNSDDILGVLEYLFDIKIDKIELKEEE